One Gelria sp. Kuro-4 DNA segment encodes these proteins:
- a CDS encoding PucR family transcriptional regulator encodes MAITVREALTIGPLVHSAVLAGSSGLDRVIKTVTVLEAPDSYEWIKGNELALTIGYMYKDKPELLAPLVEELARRGAAALGIKFKRYLSDVPQAVREKADRLGFPVLTIPYDCGWIDILKPLYHYLLDEETKRRYHAQQVNAHFIEILLKNKGLTPLLQSLSEMIMSPVAVFDAYHEELARAFPPGRTPRGAPPEGPGLTYPIFLPKAKAGYLIVYAAGPITPLDTVTINQALTAIALEFLKEQAIREVERRYENQFLTDLLNGNFDSKEVVLRRAQVFGWNFAWGHIAVLVEIDQFNEYLLEHGNADVYRMRRDQLLELAKKEFSRRLPQAVVSDHGNRVLIITLGPTETASSKLKAQVAEAVTGLVAEVARVLTPFTASAGLSAYYREITDLRCSYTEAKEALAFGRAFKGPGSVTCFDDLGVYRLLCNQSRERLAAFARQYLGPLLECQAKQKANLLETLRTYLRHGGNISAAAEAMYLHRRTLQYRLRKIQGILQVDLADPVNRLNLSVAFMALALLDGKEA; translated from the coding sequence GGTGCTCGCCGGCTCGTCCGGGCTCGACCGTGTGATAAAGACCGTCACCGTGCTGGAAGCTCCGGACAGTTATGAATGGATAAAAGGAAATGAGTTGGCGCTGACCATCGGCTACATGTACAAAGACAAGCCTGAGCTGCTTGCCCCGCTAGTTGAAGAGCTGGCGCGAAGGGGTGCGGCCGCCCTGGGGATCAAGTTCAAGCGCTACCTATCGGACGTGCCGCAGGCCGTCCGGGAAAAGGCGGACCGGTTGGGTTTCCCGGTGCTCACCATCCCTTATGACTGCGGTTGGATTGACATCCTGAAACCGCTTTACCATTACCTGCTTGACGAGGAAACTAAGAGGCGTTATCACGCGCAGCAGGTCAACGCCCACTTCATCGAAATTCTCTTGAAAAACAAGGGCCTGACCCCCCTGCTTCAGAGCCTGAGCGAGATGATAATGTCTCCGGTAGCCGTCTTCGATGCCTACCACGAGGAGCTGGCCCGCGCCTTCCCACCCGGCCGGACGCCACGAGGTGCGCCGCCCGAAGGCCCCGGGTTAACCTATCCCATTTTCCTCCCCAAGGCCAAGGCGGGGTATTTAATCGTTTACGCGGCGGGTCCCATAACTCCGCTCGACACCGTCACCATCAACCAAGCGCTCACAGCCATCGCTCTAGAGTTCCTCAAGGAACAGGCGATCAGGGAAGTTGAAAGAAGGTACGAAAATCAATTTCTCACCGACCTTTTAAACGGCAACTTTGATTCGAAAGAAGTAGTGCTGAGACGGGCGCAGGTCTTCGGCTGGAACTTCGCCTGGGGGCACATAGCGGTTCTGGTGGAAATCGATCAGTTCAACGAATACTTGCTGGAGCACGGCAACGCCGACGTTTACCGCATGAGAAGGGACCAGCTCCTCGAGCTGGCCAAGAAAGAGTTTTCCCGCCGCCTGCCGCAGGCCGTCGTCTCCGATCACGGCAACCGGGTCCTCATTATTACCCTGGGGCCGACAGAAACTGCATCCTCCAAGCTCAAGGCCCAGGTTGCGGAAGCCGTCACCGGGCTCGTAGCCGAAGTGGCCCGCGTTTTGACCCCTTTTACCGCCTCCGCCGGGCTGAGCGCCTATTACCGGGAAATCACCGATCTTCGTTGCAGCTACACCGAGGCCAAAGAGGCGCTCGCCTTTGGGCGCGCTTTCAAGGGTCCGGGGTCGGTGACCTGTTTTGACGACCTGGGTGTCTACCGCCTGCTCTGCAACCAGTCGCGGGAACGGCTGGCCGCTTTCGCCCGGCAATACTTGGGACCCCTCCTGGAGTGCCAGGCGAAGCAAAAAGCGAACCTCCTTGAGACGCTGCGCACCTACCTCCGGCACGGGGGAAACATCAGCGCGGCCGCTGAAGCCATGTACCTGCACCGGCGGACGCTGCAGTACCGGCTGCGCAAGATACAAGGCATCTTACAGGTCGATCTGGCCGATCCCGTAAACAGGCTGAACCTATCCGTCGCTTTTATGGCTCTGGCCCTTCTCGACGGCAAGGAAGCTTAG